The following coding sequences lie in one Heliangelus exortis chromosome 8, bHelExo1.hap1, whole genome shotgun sequence genomic window:
- the KIF2C gene encoding kinesin-like protein KIF2C has translation MDSRLYRHICPGRLISIQRSNGLIHKATVKTVNVDRACVSVEWMESGVMKGKEIDFDDVITINPELSEELPVAEVKENLPLQENVTVQKQKRRTTLSKIPAPREAVRGRSRMTAITEPSCSLQEENEMGVDPCSSTQTRNNLSVPAGRTRASRLNCAPEASLTNVNGNTEEHLPASRTISSLSPVRRRSNIVKEMEKMKNKREEKRAQISEIRTKRAQECDSSCPNWEFARMIKEFRATLHCQPISITDPIEEHRICVCVRKRPLNKQELLKKECDVITVPSKYVLLVHEPKQKVDLTKYLETQAFRFDFSFDESSSNEMVYRFTARPLVETIFEGGKATCFAYGQTGSGKTHTMGGDFSGRAQNASKGIYAFASQDVFLLLNQPRYRGQGLEVYVTFFEIYNGKVFDLLNKKAKLRVLEDGKQQVQVVGLQERQVGCAEDVIKMIEMGSACRTSGQTFANASSSRSHACFQIILRRKGGKLLGKFSLVDLAGNERGADTSSADRQTRMEGAEINKSLLALKECIRALGQNKSHTPFRESKLTQVLRDSFIGTNSRTCMIAMISPGMGSCEYTLNTLRYADRVKELSPHNGSGETQNQMETENEEMDSSGEDSSLQHSLSKGDEEDISSHMFEFREAVTQIHEWEEKIVEQLRELRQRMMTELDYLLGIAEQPDYDLETFVSRAKYFVDENSRNFHSVRETLDALGAALQQEERASKQMRRQRP, from the exons ATTGACTTTGATGATGTGATAACAATAAATCCTGAGTTATCAGAAGAACTACCTGTTGCAGAGGTGAAAGAGAACCTTCCTTTGCAAGAGAATGTAACTGTACAG aagcaaaagcGTAGAACAACCCTTTCAAAAATTCCTGCTCCACGGGAAG CTGTTCGTGGGCGTTCCAGGATGACTGCTATCACAGAACCTTCGTGCAGCctccaggaagaaaatgagatggGGGTGGATCCTTGCAGTTCTACACAAACAAGAAACAATTTATCAGTTCCTG ctggcCGAACCAGGGCTAGCAGGCTGAACTGTGCCCCAGAAGCATCACTGACAAATGTAAATGGCAACACAGAGGAACATCTGCCTGCCTCTAGAACGATCTCTTCACTGAGCCCAG TTCGGAGAAGATCTAACATTgtgaaagagatggagaaaatgaaaaacaaaagagaagaaaaaagggctCAAATTAGTGAAATCCGGACAAAACGTGCCCAG gaATGTGACAGCAGCTGTCCAAACTGGGAGTTTGCACGAATGATCAAGGAATTCAGAGCAACTTTGCATTGCCAGCCAATATCCATAACTGATCCA ataGAAGAACATAGAATTTGTGTCTGTGTGAGGAAGCGCCCTCTCAATAAACAAG AACTTCTGAAAAAGGAATGTGATGTGATTACTGTTCCGAGCAAGTATGTCCTGCTGGTGCATGAGCCAAAGCAGAAAGTGGACCTAACAAAATATCTTGAAACCCAAGCATTTAGATTTGACTTTTCATTTGATGAATCCTCGTCTAATGAAATGGTATACAG GTTCACTGCTAGACCTCTTGTAGAGACCATCTTTGAGGGTGGGAAAGCAACATGCTTTGCCTATGGCCAGACAGGCAGTGGCAAGACACAT ACAATGGGTGGAGACTTCTCTGGGAGAGCACAGAATGCCTCAAAGGGCATATATGCTTTTGCAT CACAAGATGTCTTCCTCCTCCTAAACCAGCCCAGGTACAGGGGTCAGGGCCTGGAAGTCTATGTGACTTTCTTTGAAATATACAATGGAAAg GTGTTTGACCTCCTGAACAAGAAGGCAAAGCTTCGAGTCCTAGAAGATGGCAAGCAGCAGGTCCAGGTTGTTGGTCTGCAAGAGAGACAAGTTGGCTGTGCTGAGGATGTCATCAAGATGATTGAGATGGGCAGTGCCTGCAG GACATCTGGGCAGACGTTTGCAAACGCGAGCTCTTCACGCTCACATGCCTGCTTCCAAATCATACTCCGCCGAAAAGGGGGAAAACTGCTTGGCAAATTTTCCTTGGTGGATCTGGCAGGAAATGAGAGGGGAGCTGACACATCCAGTGCTGATAGGCAGACACGAATGGAAGGTGCAGAAATCAATAAGAGTTTGCTGGCTCTGAAG GAATGTATACGTGCTCTAGGGCAGAACAAATCTCATACTCCTTTCCGGGAGAGCAAGCTGACCCAGGTGTTAAGAGACTCCTTCATAGGAACAAACTCAAGGACCTGTATG ATAGCAATGATTTCTCCAGGCATGGGTTCGTGTGAATACACCTTAAACACACTGAGATACGCTGACAG AGTGAAAGAGCTCAGCCCTCATAATGGAAGTGGTGAAACACAGAATCAGATGGAGACTGAGAACGAGGAAATGGACAGCAGTGGAGAAGACTCAAGTCTTCAACACAGT CTCTCCAAAGGTGATGAGGAAGATATCTCTTCCCACATGTTTGAATTTCGTGAGGCTGTAACTCAGATTCATGAATGGGAGGAGAAGATTGTGGAACAACTTAGAGAACTGAGACAG AGAATGATGACTGAACTGGACTACCTCTTGGGAATCGCTGAGCAGCCAGACTATGATCTTGAGACCTTTGTAAGCAGAGCTAAGTACTTTGTAGATGAGAATTCAAGAAACTTCCACAGTGTCAGAG aaacaTTGGATGCCCTGGGGGCTGCCCTGCAACAGGAGGAGCGAGCCAGCAAGCAGATGAGGAGGCAGAGACCTTAG
- the ARMH1 gene encoding LOW QUALITY PROTEIN: armadillo-like helical domain containing protein 1 (The sequence of the model RefSeq protein was modified relative to this genomic sequence to represent the inferred CDS: inserted 1 base in 1 codon), producing the protein MLMLALTNDSGNFPVEETMIAVREQEAIRKLVVFLQEWDSAQKVVRSHILDNFIRNNEGKTEPELELEFSQGASLFLARLTVWLRMTYTYNTCLNKLLKSIGIFLSAASGHRYLTEFLEIGGVWILLEILRLNHLKEEDKRESVKLLQLITDAGRKYKELICESYGVQSLTEFLATSKSVEAQDDVQVLLDSLGCGNPKYQNQVYKGLVAVLPCASPRAQQLALQTLRAMQDVVGEVPSSLVESVLGVMCSAHLDVQYEALQLLKALMAHEVRTALLKGLVALLTPSRKNSFTFCKEPAKDPIELSLREAMLVYIQQAAAAKAIGVLAKESAEVAEELIQLKVVHGLIVAVGNQDHMASQRHASTSLEYFVHTFPLVEEQVKAALGQAMFQHFMDSPKTWYIKMDPVQAEELVSSIPDIPRDTTRIQSTEDGHPAPLTDLSRDSHYFTXSFRLQVHIYGEFCGLLEDQDVLIQNNFAEAECPASLIQEDFVLLSSGTSFSGLYYIHTEKARQSQLCCLQLNYTHSG; encoded by the exons GTAGAAGAGACCATGATTGCTGTCAGAGAGCAGGAAGCCATCCGGAAGCTCGTAGTTTTCTTGCAGGAATGGGATAGTGCCCAAAAAGTTGTTCGAAGCCACATCTTGGACAACTTCATTAGAAACAATGAAGGCAAGACAGAACCAGAGCTGGAGTTGGAGTTCTCCCAGGGAGCCAGCTTGTTTCTGGCTCGCCTAACAGTGTGGCTGAGGATGAC CTACACATACAACACATGCCTCAACAAGCTGCTCAAGTCCATTGGCATCTTCTTGTCTGCTGCAAGTGG ACACAGATACCTTACTGAGTTTCTGGAAATTGGAGGTGTCTGGATTCTCCTGGAAATACTGAGGCTGAACCACCTGAAAGAAGAGGACAAAAGGGAGTCTGTtaagctgctgcagctcatcaCAGACGCTGGCAGGAAGTACAAGGAGCTGATTTGTGAAAGCTATG GAGTGCAATCTCTCACTGAATTCTTGGCCACTTCCAAATCAGTAGAAGCTCAAGATGATGTGCAGGTTCTGCTGGATTCTTTGGGCTGTGGCAATCCCAAGTACCAGAACCAAGTCTACAAAGGCCttgtggctgtgctgccatgtgCCTCCCCCCGAGCCCAGCAGCTGGCTCTGCAGACGCTCAGGGCCATGCAG GATGTGGTGGGAGAGGTGCCTTCCAGCCTCGTAGAGTCCGTGCTGGGAGTGATGTGCTCTGCACACCTGGACGTCCAATACGAAG ctctccagctgtTGAAGGCCCTCATGGCCCACGAGGTCCGGACAGCACTGCTGAAGGGCCTCGTTGCACTACTGACACCATCCAGGAAGAACTCATTTACCTTCTGCAAGGAGCCCGCCAAAG ACCCAATTGAGCTTTCCCTGAGGGAGGCCATGCTGGTGTATATTCAacaggcagctgctgcaaaaGCCATCGG AGTATTAGCCAAGGAGTCTGCAGAAGTGGCTGAAGAGCTGATCCAGCTGAAAGTAGTACATGGCCTGATAGTTGCTGTGGGGAACCAGGATCATATGGCCAGCCAGAGACatgccagcacctccctggAG TATTTTGTCCACACATTTCCCCTTGTGGAGGAGCAAGTAAAGGCAGCTCTAGGACAAGCAATGTTCCAGCACTTCATG GACAGTCCCAAGACCTGGTACATAAAAATGGATCCAGTCCAAGCTGAAGAACTGGTCTCCAGTATACCTGACATACCCAGAGACACGACAAGGATACAGTCCACAGAAG atgGCCATCCAGCTCCATTAACTGATCTGTCTAGAGACAGTCACTACTTTA AATCATTTCGCTTGCAAGTTCATATTTATGGAGAGTTCTGTGGACTTTTGGAAGATCAGGATGTTCTAATACAGAACAACTTTGCAGAGGCTGAATGTCCTGCCTCTCTGATACAAGAGGATTTTGTACTGTTGTCTTCTGGCACCAGCTTCTCTGGCTTGTACTACATACATACAGAAAAGGCCAGACAATCCCAGCTGTGTTGTTTACAGCTCAATTACACACATTCTGGCTAA